One genomic region from Microcystis panniformis FACHB-1757 encodes:
- a CDS encoding DUF4347 domain-containing protein has product MTSTLLPSFPAVDDVLFNFAQSDGLSQANQVNSVRNQRLTATVVFLDAGVTDYQSLQAGVIPGVATVILSPNQDGIEQISAFLPQNPQISTIHLYY; this is encoded by the coding sequence ATGACTTCTACCCTTTTGCCGAGCTTTCCTGCTGTTGACGATGTTTTGTTCAATTTTGCTCAATCTGATGGCTTGAGTCAAGCTAATCAGGTGAATAGTGTGAGAAATCAGCGTTTAACCGCTACCGTAGTTTTCCTCGATGCTGGTGTCACCGATTATCAAAGTCTCCAAGCTGGAGTAATTCCAGGAGTCGCCACCGTTATTCTCTCTCCCAATCAAGACGGAATCGAACAAATCTCCGCTTTTTTACCACAAAATCCCCAGATTAGCACCATTCACCTCTATTATTAA
- a CDS encoding Rpn family recombination-promoting nuclease/putative transposase, whose product MNPTTANYDEPWKEALSEYFEAFLCFFFPEVHQLIDWTKIPESLEKELKRITASSKTKKRFADKLYKVWLLRGEEVWILIHIEIQSQYEENFPQRMYIYNYRAFDLYQKPVISLAILGDERVNWRPDSYNYTIAGCEVSLKFPTVKLLDYEERWSELEASSNPFAIIVMAHLKTKATTGKLPQREQWKWKLIRGLYEKEFEREQIIKLFEIIDNMMTLSPELQSSLESKIKQFEEERTMPLMSNMELRGIERGKEIGKEIGELRGIERGKEIGKEIGKEIGKEIGKEIGKEIGALENARNYVKTVLKTRLGDIPIEIEQAVDKISVLSILDELLKSALTVNSFDELHQLLEQ is encoded by the coding sequence ATGAACCCAACAACCGCCAATTATGATGAACCCTGGAAAGAAGCATTAAGCGAGTATTTTGAAGCGTTTTTATGCTTCTTTTTTCCTGAAGTTCACCAATTGATTGATTGGACAAAAATTCCCGAATCCCTAGAAAAAGAACTCAAACGGATTACCGCTTCCTCTAAAACAAAAAAACGTTTTGCTGACAAACTTTATAAAGTTTGGTTACTCAGGGGTGAAGAAGTCTGGATTTTGATTCATATTGAAATTCAAAGCCAATACGAAGAAAATTTCCCTCAGAGGATGTATATTTATAACTATCGTGCCTTTGATTTGTATCAGAAACCGGTTATCAGTCTGGCAATTTTAGGAGATGAACGAGTAAATTGGCGACCAGATTCCTATAATTATACTATCGCCGGCTGTGAAGTGAGTCTGAAATTCCCAACGGTTAAATTACTGGACTATGAGGAAAGATGGTCAGAACTAGAAGCAAGTAGCAATCCTTTTGCTATAATAGTCATGGCACACCTGAAAACAAAAGCAACTACTGGGAAGCTGCCACAACGGGAACAGTGGAAGTGGAAGTTAATCAGGGGATTGTATGAAAAGGAGTTCGAGAGGGAACAGATAATTAAACTGTTTGAAATCATCGACAATATGATGACTTTATCCCCTGAATTACAGTCAAGTTTAGAAAGTAAAATCAAACAATTTGAGGAGGAAAGAACCATGCCTTTAATGAGTAATATGGAGTTACGAGGAATCGAACGCGGTAAGGAAATTGGTAAGGAAATTGGGGAGTTACGAGGGATAGAACGCGGTAAAGAAATAGGCAAGGAAATTGGTAAGGAAATTGGTAAGGAAATTGGTAAGGAAATTGGTAAGGAAATTGGAGCGTTAGAAAATGCTCGTAACTATGTTAAAACGGTGCTGAAAACGCGATTGGGTGATATTCCAATAGAAATTGAGCAAGCTGTTGATAAAATTTCTGTATTATCGATTTTAGACGAGTTACTGAAATCGGCATTAACCGTTAATTCTTTTGATGAGTTGCATCAACTTTTAGAACAATAG
- the hoxE gene encoding bidirectional hydrogenase complex protein HoxE, translated as MQTANPRQTEKKEHPSGDKRFKVLDITMKRAGYNQSALIEVLHKAQEAFGFLEEDVLLYVARALKLPLSRVYGVATFYHLFSLKPAGKHTCIVCMGTACYVKGSGKILEDIENAFDVKVGETTADGEISLVSARCIGACGIAPAVVFDGVVAPKQDSETVLAKLKSFSQ; from the coding sequence ATGCAAACTGCCAATCCTCGTCAAACGGAGAAAAAAGAGCATCCCAGTGGCGATAAACGCTTCAAAGTCCTCGACATCACCATGAAGCGGGCAGGATATAATCAATCAGCCCTGATTGAAGTCCTGCACAAAGCCCAAGAGGCCTTCGGATTCCTAGAAGAAGATGTTCTCCTCTACGTTGCCCGGGCGCTAAAACTGCCCCTCAGTCGCGTCTATGGGGTAGCAACCTTCTATCATCTCTTTTCCCTGAAACCGGCGGGAAAACACACCTGTATCGTCTGTATGGGGACCGCTTGTTATGTCAAAGGCAGCGGCAAAATCCTCGAAGACATCGAAAACGCCTTTGATGTCAAAGTGGGAGAAACCACCGCCGATGGAGAAATTTCCCTAGTGTCGGCCCGTTGTATCGGGGCCTGTGGGATTGCACCGGCCGTGGTCTTCGATGGAGTCGTGGCCCCAAAACAAGATTCGGAAACTGTCTTGGCGAAACTAAAGAGTTTCTCCCAGTAA
- a CDS encoding Rpn family recombination-promoting nuclease/putative transposase, translating into MNQTTANYDEPWKEALSEYFEAFLYFFFPEVHQLIDWTKIPESLEKELKRITASAKTKKRFADKLYKVWLLRGEEVWILIHIEIQSQYEENFPQRMYIYNYRAFDLYQKPVISLAILGDERVNWRPDSYNYTIAGCEVSLKFPTVKLLDYEERWSELEASSNPFAIIVMAHLKTKATTGKLPEREQWKWRLIRGLYEKEFEREQIIKLFEIIDNMMTLSPELQSSLESKIKQFEEERTMPLMSNMELRGIERGKEIGKEIGKEIGVLEKSRDDIKTVLTVRFGQISSEIEEIIGKMTNPTILEELLKLAATANSLAEFRQSLARIQ; encoded by the coding sequence ATGAACCAAACAACTGCCAATTATGATGAACCCTGGAAAGAAGCATTAAGCGAATATTTTGAAGCGTTTTTATACTTCTTTTTTCCTGAAGTTCACCAATTGATTGATTGGACAAAAATTCCCGAATCCCTGGAAAAAGAACTCAAACGGATTACCGCTTCAGCTAAGACAAAAAAACGTTTCGCTGACAAACTTTATAAAGTCTGGTTACTCAGGGGTGAAGAAGTCTGGATTTTGATTCATATTGAAATTCAAAGTCAATACGAAGAAAATTTCCCTCAGAGGATGTATATTTATAACTATCGGGCCTTTGATTTGTATCAGAAACCGGTTATCAGTCTCGCTATATTAGGAGATGAACGAGTAAATTGGCGACCAGATTCCTATAATTATACCATCGCTGGTTGTGAAGTCAGCCTCAAATTCCCAACAGTTAAATTACTGGACTATGAGGAAAGATGGTCAGAACTAGAGGCAAGTAGTAATCCCTTTGCTATAATAGTGATGGCACACCTGAAAACAAAAGCGACTACTGGGAAGCTGCCAGAACGGGAACAGTGGAAGTGGAGGTTAATCAGGGGATTATATGAAAAGGAGTTCGAGAGAGAACAGATAATTAAACTGTTTGAAATCATCGACAATATGATGACTTTATCCCCTGAATTGCAGTCAAGTTTAGAGAGTAAAATCAAACAATTTGAGGAGGAAAGAACCATGCCTTTAATGAGTAATATGGAGTTACGAGGAATAGAACGCGGTAAAGAAATAGGCAAGGAAATTGGTAAGGAAATTGGGGTGCTAGAAAAAAGCCGTGATGACATAAAAACAGTTTTAACTGTGCGGTTTGGACAGATTTCTTCAGAAATTGAAGAGATAATCGGCAAAATGACTAACCCTACTATCTTAGAAGAGCTACTAAAATTAGCAGCTACCGCTAATTCTCTCGCAGAATTTAGGCAGTCTTTGGCAAGAATCCAATAA